Proteins from one Mucilaginibacter jinjuensis genomic window:
- a CDS encoding L-histidine N(alpha)-methyltransferase: MQATQLKNQEPITAVDTATSQFYDDVIGGLTSTPKHLDAKYFYDTRGDELFQDIMNCDEYYPTDCEMEIFKEQTTGLVKALKADGSPFNLIELGAGDATKSIHLLRGLLDAGVDFTYLPIDISGHVIDSLNETLPAQLPGLQIKGLQGEYFKMLKQAAAGSDKRNVVLFLGSNIGNMPVHEAEDFCKVLHMHLSKGDMALIGIDLKKNPKIILDAYNDKQGITKQFNLNLLDRINRELEADFDTTQFDHYPTYDPETGACKSYLISLKDQRVNVGGQEISFVKDEYIYMEVSQKYTLAQTRKMAAAACFKPMKDFYDSKKWFLDTIWVAI, encoded by the coding sequence ATGCAAGCTACCCAATTGAAAAATCAAGAACCTATAACCGCTGTGGATACCGCAACCAGTCAGTTTTATGACGATGTAATCGGCGGCCTTACTTCTACGCCCAAACATCTCGATGCCAAGTATTTTTATGATACCCGTGGCGACGAGCTGTTTCAGGACATTATGAACTGCGACGAATATTATCCAACCGATTGCGAGATGGAAATATTTAAAGAGCAGACCACAGGGCTGGTAAAAGCGCTTAAGGCTGATGGCTCGCCGTTTAACCTGATTGAACTGGGGGCTGGCGATGCTACCAAATCAATCCACCTGTTGAGAGGTTTGCTGGATGCAGGTGTTGACTTTACTTACCTGCCGATAGATATATCCGGCCACGTAATTGATTCTTTAAATGAAACGCTGCCTGCCCAGCTTCCCGGTTTGCAGATTAAAGGCCTGCAGGGCGAATACTTTAAAATGTTGAAACAAGCCGCCGCCGGATCTGATAAACGTAATGTGGTGCTTTTCCTGGGCTCTAATATTGGTAATATGCCGGTGCATGAGGCTGAAGATTTTTGCAAGGTGCTGCACATGCATCTTTCAAAAGGCGATATGGCGCTGATTGGTATCGACCTGAAAAAGAACCCGAAGATTATTTTGGATGCTTATAACGATAAGCAAGGCATTACTAAACAGTTTAACCTTAATTTGTTAGATCGCATTAACCGTGAGCTGGAGGCCGATTTTGACACCACCCAGTTTGATCATTACCCAACCTACGATCCTGAAACCGGTGCCTGCAAAAGTTACCTGATTAGTTTAAAAGACCAGCGGGTTAACGTTGGCGGGCAGGAAATCAGCTTTGTTAAGGATGAATATATCTACATGGAGGTATCGCAAAAATACACCCTCGCACAAACCCGAAAAATGGCTGCCGCCGCCTGTTTTAAACCAATGAAAGATTTTTATGATAGTAAAAAGTGGTTTTTAGATACAATTTGGGTAGCTATTTAG
- the egtB gene encoding ergothioneine biosynthesis protein EgtB: protein MSVLGDRYKKIRQRSETICSPLQTEDYVVQPIVDVSPPKWHLGHTTWFFETFILKPYFMGYQEFNPEYNYVFNSYYETVGARVIRTDRGNLSRPTVQDVYKYRAYVDEAMFRFLATEPFAEIKELLILGFNHEEQHQELLYYDIKYILGHNPLFPAYDLNYASPKTERVDGDFISMPEGIYEAGFEGEGFSFDNELNRHKVYLNAYEISPNQVTNEEYLAFINDGGYHDFRYWHAEAWDWVKTNKIEAPLYWHLIDEQWHNYTFRGLEPLNLDEPVTHISYYEAYAYASWKGLRLPTEFEWEAAAAQFKWGKSWEWTESSYLPYPGFAKAPGAIGEYNGKFMVSQKVLRGASEGTPPGHSRPTYRNFFHPSMRWLFNGIRLAR, encoded by the coding sequence ATGAGCGTATTAGGCGACCGTTACAAAAAAATAAGGCAGCGAAGCGAAACTATCTGTAGCCCGCTGCAAACCGAAGACTACGTGGTGCAACCCATTGTGGATGTGAGCCCGCCTAAATGGCATTTGGGGCACACCACCTGGTTTTTTGAAACCTTTATCCTGAAGCCCTATTTTATGGGTTACCAGGAGTTCAATCCCGAGTACAATTACGTTTTTAATAGTTATTACGAAACCGTAGGTGCACGTGTAATCCGTACAGATCGTGGCAATTTGAGCCGCCCAACCGTGCAGGATGTTTACAAATACCGCGCTTATGTTGATGAAGCGATGTTCCGCTTTTTGGCTACTGAACCATTTGCCGAAATTAAAGAACTGCTAATACTGGGTTTTAACCACGAAGAGCAGCACCAGGAATTGCTTTATTACGATATCAAATATATCCTCGGGCATAACCCATTATTTCCGGCTTACGATTTAAACTATGCTTCGCCCAAAACGGAGCGTGTTGATGGCGATTTTATCAGCATGCCCGAAGGGATTTACGAAGCTGGTTTTGAGGGCGAAGGTTTTAGTTTCGACAATGAGTTAAACCGCCATAAGGTTTACCTCAATGCTTACGAGATCAGCCCTAATCAGGTAACTAACGAAGAATATTTAGCATTTATTAACGATGGCGGTTACCATGATTTCCGCTACTGGCATGCCGAAGCCTGGGATTGGGTTAAAACCAACAAAATTGAAGCGCCGCTTTACTGGCACTTAATAGATGAACAATGGCATAACTATACCTTCCGTGGGTTGGAGCCATTGAACCTGGATGAGCCGGTAACACACATCAGTTATTACGAAGCCTACGCTTATGCTTCGTGGAAAGGCCTGCGCCTGCCAACCGAGTTTGAGTGGGAGGCTGCTGCCGCTCAATTTAAATGGGGTAAAAGCTGGGAGTGGACCGAGAGTTCCTACCTGCCTTATCCCGGTTTTGCCAAAGCACCTGGTGCCATTGGCGAGTATAATGGTAAGTTTATGGTGAGCCAAAAGGTACTCCGCGGCGCATCAGAAGGTACGCCGCCGGGGCACAGTCGCCCAACTTACCGCAATTTCTTTCATCCAAGTATGCGCTGGCTTTTTAATGGTATCCGTTTAGCCAGATAA
- a CDS encoding ABC transporter permease/substrate-binding protein, translated as MNEHQQTLWEFMQQQSDKLLTQTMEHIGLTFIALLLAIIIGLPLGIFIARRQKFSGIVLGIAGVLQTIPSIALLGFMIPVLGIGPKPAIAALLIYALLPVIRNTFTGITGVDPTIKEAAQAMGMSKQQILSRVELPLAMPVILAGIRTAAVINVGVATLASLIAAGGLGEFIFGGISLNNTNMILAGAIPAALLAIIFDFLLSLVQKLNAKKLKVAVQVLPVIIVLLSFIYLVPSAYGSKLKAGFTPEFMGRQDGDLGLKQKYGLKIHTLVISDAVMYKAAYQKELDVISGYSTDGRLMAFNLVVLNDDKAIFPPYYAAPVVREDALKHFPELEKTLNLLAGHINDSIMTTLNYRTDYLHETPEKVAKDFLVAQHLYKADRNGSGDIVRIGSKIFGEQYILGEMYSMLIKGYTDYRVSTKTGLGGTKICFDALTNNQIDLYPEYTGTGLLVMLQPKQKVIDSLSIDKNKTYQYVKDEFEKRYQLKWLKPIGFNNAYALMMRKQQADDLKIKTISDLKRYLDSK; from the coding sequence ATGAACGAACATCAACAAACCCTGTGGGAGTTTATGCAGCAGCAGTCGGACAAACTGCTAACGCAAACTATGGAGCATATCGGGCTCACGTTTATAGCTCTCTTGTTAGCAATAATTATTGGCTTACCATTGGGCATTTTCATCGCCCGCAGGCAAAAATTCTCTGGCATTGTTCTGGGCATTGCAGGGGTGCTGCAAACCATTCCAAGTATTGCCTTATTAGGTTTTATGATCCCGGTTCTGGGTATCGGTCCCAAACCCGCAATTGCAGCTTTGCTGATCTATGCACTATTGCCTGTTATCCGCAATACCTTCACTGGTATAACCGGGGTTGATCCTACCATTAAGGAAGCTGCCCAAGCCATGGGCATGAGCAAGCAACAGATATTGTCACGAGTAGAGCTGCCTTTGGCAATGCCGGTAATACTGGCAGGTATCCGCACCGCTGCGGTAATTAATGTGGGCGTGGCAACATTGGCTTCGCTAATAGCAGCCGGTGGTTTAGGTGAGTTTATTTTCGGCGGCATCTCGCTTAATAATACCAATATGATTTTGGCCGGAGCTATTCCTGCTGCATTACTGGCAATCATATTCGATTTTCTGCTATCATTGGTGCAAAAGTTAAATGCGAAGAAATTGAAAGTGGCAGTGCAGGTGTTGCCTGTAATTATTGTTCTTTTATCCTTCATCTATCTTGTTCCATCGGCTTATGGTAGCAAACTCAAAGCGGGGTTTACGCCTGAGTTTATGGGTAGGCAGGATGGCGATCTCGGCCTTAAACAGAAATATGGCCTGAAAATCCATACACTGGTAATTAGCGATGCGGTGATGTATAAGGCGGCCTATCAAAAGGAGTTGGATGTGATAAGCGGCTATTCAACCGACGGTAGGTTGATGGCTTTTAACCTGGTGGTGCTAAATGATGATAAAGCGATCTTTCCACCGTATTATGCCGCGCCTGTAGTTCGTGAAGATGCTTTAAAACACTTTCCTGAACTGGAAAAAACATTGAACCTTCTGGCTGGCCATATCAATGATTCGATCATGACGACGCTGAATTACCGTACCGATTATCTGCACGAAACTCCCGAAAAAGTGGCTAAAGATTTCCTGGTCGCGCAGCATCTGTACAAAGCAGATCGTAATGGATCAGGAGATATCGTACGTATCGGTTCTAAAATTTTTGGTGAGCAATATATCCTCGGCGAGATGTACAGTATGCTGATTAAGGGCTATACTGATTATCGGGTATCAACTAAAACAGGTTTAGGCGGTACCAAGATTTGCTTTGATGCACTGACTAATAACCAAATCGACCTCTATCCTGAATACACCGGGACAGGTTTGCTGGTGATGCTTCAACCCAAACAAAAAGTGATTGATTCCTTATCAATCGATAAAAATAAAACCTACCAATACGTAAAAGATGAGTTTGAAAAAAGGTATCAGCTAAAGTGGCTGAAACCCATTGGCTTTAATAACGCCTACGCTTTAATGATGCGAAAACAACAAGCGGATGACTTAAAGATTAAAACAATTTCAGACCTTAAACGATATTTGGATAGCAAGTAA
- a CDS encoding ABC transporter ATP-binding protein, which produces MISVRQLSKHYGDVKAVDNISFEVNEHENLILLGTSGCGKTTTLKMLNWLIEPTSGEIFFDGKNIKEQSPESLRRGIGYVLQNTGLFPHYTIAENIAVVPRLLKWDKAKIESRTNELLEKLHLPADSLHKYPSQLSGGQQQRVGLARALIADPPVLLMDEPFGALDNITRTKVQAEFKDLDELTRKTIIMVTHDVQEAFELADRICLMDQGHIVQIGTPQELLFSPANDFVKQFLDAQRVQLEFKTVTIGNLWDRLPEGGLASISSSLNQNTSVWASLAAFENQTQQQLTIQNADAIKTVTFEQLMSAFHQYQQRPQV; this is translated from the coding sequence ATGATTTCGGTACGGCAACTCAGTAAGCACTATGGCGATGTTAAAGCTGTAGATAATATCTCATTTGAGGTTAATGAACACGAGAACCTTATTTTATTGGGCACCAGTGGTTGCGGCAAAACCACCACGCTTAAAATGCTCAATTGGCTGATAGAGCCCACATCGGGCGAAATATTTTTCGATGGGAAAAACATCAAAGAACAATCGCCCGAAAGTTTGCGCCGCGGTATAGGCTACGTGCTGCAAAATACAGGCCTGTTTCCACATTATACCATTGCCGAAAATATTGCCGTTGTACCCCGTCTACTCAAATGGGACAAAGCCAAAATAGAAAGCCGCACTAACGAGCTTCTGGAGAAGTTGCATCTGCCGGCAGATAGCCTGCATAAATATCCATCGCAGTTAAGTGGTGGGCAGCAGCAGCGGGTGGGCCTGGCGAGAGCCTTGATTGCCGATCCACCGGTTTTATTAATGGATGAACCTTTTGGTGCTTTAGATAATATTACCCGCACTAAGGTACAAGCTGAGTTTAAAGACCTGGATGAGCTTACCCGCAAAACCATCATCATGGTTACCCACGATGTGCAGGAAGCCTTTGAACTGGCAGATCGCATTTGTTTAATGGATCAGGGGCATATCGTGCAAATCGGCACCCCGCAGGAATTATTGTTTAGCCCTGCTAATGATTTTGTGAAGCAATTTTTAGATGCGCAGCGTGTTCAGTTGGAGTTTAAAACGGTAACTATCGGCAATTTGTGGGATCGGTTGCCCGAAGGCGGACTGGCATCCATATCATCAAGCTTAAACCAAAACACCAGTGTATGGGCAAGTTTGGCCGCGTTCGAAAATCAAACCCAGCAACAGTTAACCATTCAAAATGCCGACGCTATTAAAACAGTAACGTTCGAGCAGTTGATGTCGGCTTTTCATCAATATCAACAACGCCCGCAGGTATGA
- a CDS encoding mercuric reductase, with translation MKHYDAIVIGAGQAGSPLCRKLANAGKKTLIIEKRWIGGTCVNDGCTPTKAMVASAKAAYLAKRCTDLGVTIDSFHINMKQVKKRKDEIVLKSRNGGLNAIEKTENLDLLFGEASFTGPKTIKVKLNDGGEEEVQADLIFLDAGATPVIPEIDGLKDIDYLTSTSILDLEEVPEHILIIGGNYVALEFAQMFHRFGSKISVLERSERIMAKEDEDVSDGLKDILVEEGLGIYVKAEVHRFEKTADGIKASTIVGGEQKEFTCSHILLAAGRKPLTEALQLDKTGVELDEKGFIKVNEKLETNVPGIYALGDVNGGPAFTHIAYNDYTIVYRNLVEGTNYNTTDRPLPYCMFTDPQLGRVGLTEKQAREQGYDIKVAVLPMKHVARAIEVSDTRGFMKAVVNAKTKEILGAAVLAEEGGEIMSVLQMAMEGGITYDRIRYCVFAHPTYSESLNNLFMKIED, from the coding sequence ATGAAGCATTATGATGCTATTGTAATTGGTGCCGGGCAGGCAGGTTCACCGCTGTGCCGCAAACTCGCCAATGCCGGTAAAAAAACCTTAATTATAGAGAAGCGCTGGATAGGCGGCACATGCGTTAACGATGGTTGCACGCCAACCAAAGCAATGGTGGCCTCGGCGAAAGCAGCTTACCTGGCTAAACGCTGTACCGATCTGGGCGTTACTATCGATAGCTTTCATATCAACATGAAGCAGGTTAAAAAGCGCAAGGACGAGATCGTATTAAAATCACGTAATGGCGGGTTAAATGCAATTGAAAAAACCGAAAACCTTGACCTGCTGTTTGGCGAAGCATCTTTCACCGGACCTAAAACCATCAAAGTAAAACTAAATGATGGGGGCGAAGAAGAAGTACAAGCTGATCTGATTTTCCTGGATGCCGGTGCAACGCCTGTGATCCCTGAGATTGATGGGTTGAAAGATATTGATTACCTGACATCAACCAGCATTCTTGATCTGGAAGAAGTGCCGGAACATATCCTCATCATCGGTGGTAATTATGTGGCTTTGGAGTTTGCGCAGATGTTCCACCGTTTTGGCAGTAAGATCTCCGTGCTGGAACGCAGTGAGCGCATTATGGCTAAAGAAGACGAAGATGTATCAGACGGATTGAAAGATATATTGGTTGAAGAAGGCCTCGGTATTTATGTTAAAGCCGAGGTGCATCGTTTCGAAAAAACAGCTGATGGGATAAAAGCCTCGACAATTGTAGGTGGTGAGCAAAAGGAATTTACCTGTTCGCACATACTACTGGCAGCAGGCCGTAAGCCATTGACCGAAGCATTACAACTGGATAAAACAGGTGTTGAACTTGATGAAAAAGGCTTTATTAAAGTAAACGAAAAACTGGAAACCAATGTGCCCGGTATTTATGCTTTGGGTGATGTAAATGGCGGGCCTGCTTTTACGCATATTGCCTATAATGATTATACCATTGTATACCGCAACCTGGTAGAAGGTACTAACTATAATACAACCGACAGGCCATTGCCTTATTGCATGTTTACCGACCCGCAACTGGGCCGTGTAGGCCTGACAGAAAAGCAAGCCCGTGAACAGGGTTATGATATTAAGGTAGCCGTGCTGCCCATGAAACACGTGGCTCGTGCTATTGAGGTGAGCGATACCCGCGGTTTTATGAAAGCTGTTGTTAATGCCAAAACCAAAGAAATTTTAGGCGCGGCTGTTTTAGCTGAAGAAGGCGGCGAAATTATGTCGGTACTGCAAATGGCTATGGAGGGCGGCATTACCTACGATAGGATAAGATACTGTGTATTTGCGCACCCAACCTATTCAGAGTCGCTCAATAATTTGTTCATGAAGATTGAGGACTAA
- a CDS encoding DUF427 domain-containing protein, giving the protein MKATWNNEVIAESNDTIVVENNHYFPLESVKKEYLQSSETHTTCPWKGLASYYTLNVNGEQNKDAAWYYPEPKEAASQIKDYVAFWKGVKVTE; this is encoded by the coding sequence ATGAAAGCAACCTGGAATAATGAAGTTATTGCCGAAAGTAATGACACCATAGTTGTAGAAAACAACCACTACTTCCCATTAGAAAGCGTAAAAAAAGAATACCTGCAAAGCTCGGAAACGCATACCACCTGCCCGTGGAAAGGCCTGGCATCGTACTATACCTTAAACGTAAATGGCGAGCAAAATAAGGATGCCGCCTGGTATTACCCCGAACCTAAAGAGGCCGCCAGCCAGATTAAAGATTATGTTGCCTTTTGGAAAGGCGTTAAAGTAACCGAATAA
- a CDS encoding helix-turn-helix domain-containing protein → MTVDVAYKVKNIAGNIRRIREGKGYTQEYLAMKLGISQNAYSKIELGYTKITLERLFQIAKIIEVEVITLMGDVKSSLSIEQPRAVSL, encoded by the coding sequence ATGACTGTAGACGTAGCTTATAAAGTTAAAAACATAGCGGGCAACATTCGCCGCATCAGAGAGGGTAAGGGCTATACGCAAGAGTATCTGGCCATGAAGTTGGGTATTTCGCAAAACGCCTATAGTAAAATAGAGTTGGGTTATACCAAAATTACGCTCGAACGCCTTTTCCAGATTGCCAAAATAATAGAAGTAGAAGTGATTACCTTGATGGGTGATGTTAAATCATCTTTATCGATAGAGCAACCGCGTGCCGTTTCCTTATAA
- a CDS encoding HD domain-containing protein — protein MTHEFLITSTENFVKKTLAGAESGHDWWHILRVWNNAKLIAQTEDVNMTIVELAALLHDIADSKFNNGDEEIGPQTAAKFLREIGAEETVIEQVALIIKHLSFKASFDGQTYFSNELAVVQDADRLDAIGAIGIARAFTYGGYKNREMYNPEIKPDLNLTKEAYKNSTAPTINHFYEKLLLLKDKMNTSTGKQLAQNRHDFMELYLQQFYNEWDGKL, from the coding sequence ATGACTCACGAATTCTTAATTACATCAACCGAAAATTTCGTTAAAAAAACTTTAGCCGGCGCCGAATCGGGGCACGACTGGTGGCATATTTTACGCGTTTGGAACAATGCAAAGCTGATTGCCCAGACTGAAGACGTGAATATGACCATTGTTGAACTGGCTGCTTTGCTGCACGATATTGCTGACAGTAAGTTTAACAATGGCGACGAAGAAATTGGCCCCCAAACAGCAGCAAAATTTTTGCGCGAAATTGGTGCGGAAGAAACTGTGATTGAGCAGGTAGCTTTAATCATCAAACATTTATCGTTCAAGGCCAGTTTCGATGGACAAACTTACTTTTCGAACGAACTTGCCGTGGTACAGGATGCCGACCGCCTGGATGCCATTGGCGCTATTGGCATTGCCCGTGCGTTTACTTACGGCGGTTACAAAAACCGCGAAATGTACAACCCAGAAATCAAGCCCGATTTAAACCTTACCAAAGAGGCTTATAAAAATAGTACCGCACCTACCATCAACCATTTTTACGAAAAGTTGTTACTGCTGAAAGATAAAATGAATACCAGCACCGGTAAACAACTGGCTCAAAACCGGCACGATTTTATGGAACTGTACCTGCAACAGTTTTATAACGAGTGGGATGGTAAGTTGTAA
- a CDS encoding carbohydrate porin: MIKKILLLIFCFAVLKYANAQDTLKQQRFNFHFQQTVITQSKPGFSADYSGQNSLSTAKETQTSLTTTLFGGARLWKGAEAFFNPEMSGGAGLSKTLGVAGFPNGETFRVGQAEPKIYIARLYLTQNFEWGKEKDTIKDDQNQLAGLKSKRYLSLTAGKFGMADYFDGNAFSHDPRTQFMNWSLMSNGAWDYPANTRGYVIGLYAELGQPTWSLRFAYTMVTTTANGAVWDAKIGKANSQTLEYEKRYGDGDKKGTFRVLGFLNNGKMGSYKDALALSPVNPVVDTTQRYGRHKYGFGLNAEQNITKDFGVFAKASYNDGKTETWFFTEIDRSISFGGILNGQSWKRKNDEIGLAFVGNGISKDHRDYLAAGGYGFIIGDGKLNYSTEMIAELYYKIDAFQQKFFITPDYQFIMNPAYNKDRGPVNVFSVRAHIEF, from the coding sequence ATGATTAAAAAAATACTCTTATTGATATTTTGCTTTGCAGTTTTAAAGTATGCTAATGCACAGGATACACTGAAGCAACAACGCTTTAACTTTCACTTCCAGCAAACGGTTATTACACAAAGTAAACCGGGTTTTAGCGCTGATTATAGCGGACAAAACAGTTTATCAACCGCTAAAGAAACCCAAACGTCATTAACCACTACCCTCTTTGGCGGTGCACGGTTATGGAAAGGCGCCGAGGCCTTTTTTAATCCCGAAATGTCGGGCGGTGCGGGTTTAAGTAAAACTTTGGGCGTGGCCGGTTTCCCAAATGGTGAAACTTTCCGTGTTGGACAAGCTGAGCCTAAGATCTATATTGCCCGCTTATACCTCACCCAGAATTTTGAATGGGGTAAAGAAAAGGACACTATAAAGGACGATCAGAACCAACTGGCCGGCTTAAAAAGTAAACGTTACCTATCGTTAACCGCAGGTAAATTCGGTATGGCCGATTATTTTGATGGTAATGCCTTTAGCCACGATCCGCGTACGCAGTTCATGAACTGGTCGCTGATGAGCAATGGCGCCTGGGATTACCCAGCCAATACCCGTGGTTATGTAATTGGTTTGTATGCCGAATTAGGCCAGCCGACGTGGAGCCTCCGTTTTGCTTACACCATGGTAACCACCACCGCCAACGGCGCAGTATGGGATGCCAAGATCGGCAAAGCCAATTCACAAACCTTAGAATATGAAAAACGCTATGGCGATGGCGACAAAAAAGGCACTTTCCGCGTGTTAGGCTTTTTAAACAATGGCAAAATGGGAAGCTACAAAGATGCATTAGCGCTCTCGCCCGTTAACCCGGTTGTAGATACCACCCAACGTTACGGCCGCCACAAATATGGTTTCGGTTTAAATGCCGAACAAAACATCACCAAAGATTTTGGCGTGTTTGCCAAAGCAAGTTATAACGATGGTAAAACTGAAACATGGTTTTTTACTGAGATCGACAGATCGATCAGCTTCGGTGGTATATTAAACGGCCAGTCGTGGAAACGCAAAAACGATGAGATAGGCCTGGCCTTTGTAGGCAACGGCATATCGAAAGATCACCGCGATTATCTGGCAGCAGGCGGGTACGGTTTCATCATCGGTGATGGTAAACTAAACTACAGCACCGAGATGATTGCCGAACTTTATTACAAGATCGATGCTTTTCAGCAGAAGTTTTTCATCACCCCCGATTACCAGTTTATCATGAACCCGGCCTATAACAAAGACCGCGGACCGGTGAATGTATTTTCGGTTAGGGCACACATAGAGTTTTAA
- a CDS encoding DUF308 domain-containing protein, which produces MKKSNYILLPIGVVIILIGIFIFNQVNIATMLLSVSTGLLFLAGGVGVIMANKKKREQKLAYVRVK; this is translated from the coding sequence ATGAAGAAATCAAATTATATCCTGTTACCAATAGGAGTTGTTATCATACTAATCGGGATATTCATATTTAACCAGGTGAATATCGCAACGATGCTATTATCTGTATCTACCGGGCTTTTATTCTTAGCCGGTGGTGTGGGCGTAATTATGGCTAATAAAAAGAAGCGCGAGCAGAAGCTTGCTTATGTACGTGTAAAATAG
- a CDS encoding UbiA family prenyltransferase, with the protein MMLKHLVPTKSAIAHLRFVFSIFLLPVFCFAYSQAPQVDLLKAIIIFIVWHLLAFPASNGYNSYFDKDEDSIGLLEKPPEVDLSLYYFSILLEVLAFGLGFIVSWQFACAVLLYGIMSKMYSHPSTRLKRFPIISFLTVFIFQGCFIYWTTFSALSGESLFRHWDGSFIIAGAICSCLIGASYPLTQVYQHEEDGRRGDRTISLLLGYKGSFIFSGSLFASAIILTFIYWQPISLKPFYSFLICSLPVFLYFNYWFYLVGKSTANANFKNAMRMNFISATFMLIYFAGLMVIPKASFLPPESVLKATVTFVPRNDVHVGKSEIEHPNSEINLRFLISKSHP; encoded by the coding sequence ATGATGCTGAAACATTTAGTCCCCACCAAATCGGCCATTGCGCACCTGCGCTTTGTGTTTTCGATTTTCCTGCTGCCTGTATTTTGCTTCGCTTACAGCCAGGCACCGCAGGTGGATCTATTGAAAGCAATTATCATATTTATAGTCTGGCATTTGCTTGCTTTCCCGGCCAGTAACGGTTATAACAGTTATTTTGATAAAGATGAAGACAGCATCGGCCTGCTCGAAAAACCACCCGAGGTAGATCTTAGCCTTTATTATTTTTCGATACTGCTGGAAGTGCTGGCTTTTGGGCTGGGTTTTATTGTGAGCTGGCAGTTTGCCTGTGCGGTTTTGCTGTACGGTATTATGTCTAAAATGTACAGCCACCCGTCAACCCGCTTAAAGCGTTTCCCGATCATTAGCTTTTTAACTGTATTTATTTTCCAGGGCTGTTTTATTTACTGGACTACCTTTTCGGCTCTATCCGGTGAAAGCTTATTCAGGCATTGGGATGGCAGCTTTATTATTGCCGGGGCAATTTGCTCTTGCCTCATCGGTGCATCGTACCCACTAACCCAGGTTTACCAGCACGAAGAAGACGGCCGCCGTGGCGACCGTACCATTAGCCTGTTACTGGGTTATAAAGGCTCATTCATTTTTTCGGGGTCGTTATTTGCCAGTGCCATTATCCTCACGTTTATTTACTGGCAACCTATTTCGCTAAAGCCGTTTTATAGCTTTTTAATCTGCTCATTACCTGTGTTTCTTTATTTTAATTACTGGTTTTACCTGGTGGGGAAATCAACCGCCAATGCCAATTTTAAGAATGCCATGCGCATGAATTTTATCAGCGCTACTTTTATGTTGATTTATTTTGCAGGATTGATGGTGATACCGAAAGCAAGTTTCTTGCCTCCTGAAAGTGTATTAAAAGCTACAGTAACTTTCGTTCCTCGCAATGACGTTCATGTGGGTAAATCCGAAATCGAACATCCGAATTCCGAAATCAATCTTCGCTTTCTAATCTCAAAGTCACATCCCTAA
- a CDS encoding YceI family protein — protein sequence MKRFFLFIALLTITNAFAQIKHTVTKSAVTYEIKNMGIGTHGTFSGLTADIKFDAQNLAASSIEANIETATLNSDNEMRDKHLKSEDYFDIAKYPKITMKSVSFKHKSGGNYTGIFNVTIKDKTKTVEVPFTYTESGSTASFKGNFTINRQDFGVGGRSMVLAKDATITVEVETTK from the coding sequence ATGAAAAGATTTTTTTTATTTATCGCCCTGCTCACCATCACAAACGCCTTTGCACAGATTAAACACACAGTAACAAAGTCGGCCGTTACGTACGAGATTAAAAATATGGGCATTGGTACCCACGGTACTTTCAGCGGCCTAACTGCCGATATAAAGTTCGATGCCCAAAACCTGGCTGCCAGCAGTATCGAAGCAAATATTGAAACAGCTACCCTAAACTCGGATAATGAGATGCGCGATAAGCACCTTAAAAGCGAGGATTATTTCGATATCGCTAAGTACCCGAAGATTACCATGAAATCTGTTTCATTTAAACATAAGAGCGGCGGCAACTATACAGGCATTTTTAACGTAACTATTAAAGACAAAACAAAAACTGTTGAAGTGCCTTTTACTTATACCGAGAGCGGAAGCACAGCATCGTTTAAAGGTAATTTTACCATCAACCGTCAGGATTTTGGTGTTGGAGGCCGCAGTATGGTGCTGGCTAAGGACGCTACAATTACGGTGGAGGTAGAAACCACAAAATAA